CCAAGCTTGGAAAGGCTATAAGAGAAGAGGTGTCAACAATTTCCTCATTAAGTAGATATGCCATAGGTGTAAGAGCAATAAGGCTTGACAAAGAAGATATAGTAGCAGATGCAGCAGTGGTGATAGAAGATGAATAAAGAATTAGAACATCCAGCAGATATTATGTATGAAATTTCTGGTGAAGATATAAAAGAAATATTAGAAGATTTCGTTGAAGTATTAAATAAAATCTATAGTCCAGTTGTCGAAGGAATAAATAGAGAAAATGAATATACTATCAGCGAAAAAGAAATAGATGATATATTATTTGACCTTGGGAATGAATTTTTAAGAGCGATAATGGAAGGGGAATTTCCCTCAAAAATAGAAACTGATAATGAAATTATAAAAATTTCATATTCAAAAATATATAAAATAAATTCTGACATTGAAATTAAAGCTGTAGCATATCCAAAAATAATTGATGAAGAAAGCAAAAAAATCAGGGTAATATTTGACGTGTGATTATGAAAGGATTAACGGAGAAACAGAAGAGAATATATGAATATATCAATTTTTATATTAATGTAAAGGGATATCCACCGTCGATGAGGGAAATAGCGGAATATTTAAATTTAAAAAGCGTATCGACGGTATATTCTCAATTAAAATCCCTTGAAAAAAAAGGATATATAGAATTATCAGGAAAATCAAGAGGAATAAATATATTAAAGAACGAAAAAAGTGGATTTATAGAAGTTCATGGAGAAATTGCTGAAAATAAATTAAAACTTTATTCCACACCATTTTACCTTAAAACTATAAGTAGTTTAACAATAAGAAAAATCAATAATTTTTATAATGTTTTTGTAGTTGAAAAATATAAAGATTTTAGTAGCGATTTTATTCTAATTGTAAATGAAAATCTTGAAATAATAGGAACAATAAAAATTAGTGAGGTGATTTTAGATGAAAATAGCTATAGGTTCTGATCATGCAGCATTTAAAATGAAAGAACATTTAAAAGAATATTTATCAAAAAAAGGTATTGAAGTAATTGATATGGGACCGGAAACAGAAGAAAGAGTGGATTATCCTGTATATGCAAAAAAAGTTTGTGATAAGGTTGTAAATAATGAAGTTGATTATGGTATACTAATGTGTGGAACAGGTTTAGGAATGTCTATAGCAGCTAACAAAGTAAAAGGGATTAGAGCTACACTTGCATACTATCCAAAAATGGCAGAACTAGCAAGACAACATAATAATGCAAACGTATTGGTTCTTGGTGGAAGAACAATGGGTTTTGAACTGGCAGAATGGACAGTAGATACATTCTTATCAACAGATTTTGAAGGAGGGAGACACGAAAGAAGGATAAACCTTATATCCGAAATGGAGGAAAACTTATGAAAGTAATCTATGATCCCCGTCATGTATTTTATTCTCCCAAAAATGAATTTAATGGATTTGAAATAGTAGATAATAAAGATAAACCAGGAAGAGTTGAAGTAATAAAAGAAGTAATTCAATTAAAATATGGCAACATCATTAAAAGTACAAGGGATTTTTCAAGATCCTATTTATACTTTGTGCATTCTTCGGATTATGTAAGCTGGCTTAAAGAAAAACAATATACTTTAAATGAAAATCAGGAATATTTTTCAACAGTAGTTGGATATGACATGTGTATGGATTCAATTACACCAATAAGCAAAAATACATTTGAGATGGCCTGGATTAGTGCAAAATGTGCACTAACAGGCGCATCTTATCTTTTAGAAGACGAAGAACTTGTATATACACTTTCAAGGCCAATGGGGCATCATGCAGGTATTGCCCATTGTGGAAGATATTCATACTTCAATAATGCAGCATTGGCAGCAAGATATCTTCAAAAAAACGGAGATATATACGTGGCAATACTTGATCTGGATTTCTATCATGGCAATGGAACTCAGGAAATCTTCTATGAAGACAATACTGTATTAACAATAAGTATACATGGAAATCCTTCAAACCATTATCCGTATACTTCGGGTTATGAATGGGAAATTGGTGAAGGTGAAGGAAAAGGATATAATATAAATTTTCCATTAAAAGATGAAATAAATGGAAGAGTATATTTAAGAGTGCTTGAAAAAGCATTGCTGGAAATAGATGATTTTGATCCAGATTTTCTTATAATCTCTTTTGGAACAAATACACATTATGAAGATCCAGATACCACATTTAACTTAAAAGAAGAGGATTATAAAGAAATGGGAAATATGCTCTCGTATTTAAATGTACCAAAATTAATTGTACACGAAGGTGGTTTTAATATAAATATAAATGAAAAAGTTATAACCAGATTTATGGACGGATTAAAAACATGAGGTGGAAATGTTGAAAAGTATTTATTATAACCCTGGCACAGGAAAAAGTATTCCAATAATAATAAAAAAGGGGAAATACAAAGAATATATAAACGTCAAGAAAAGTAATATCATTATATATGATAAAAAAATAAAACTCATAGATGAATTAAATCTTTCTAACAGCATTTCTGTAATAGGTAATGAAAATTTGAAGAGTTTTGATAAATATCTGTCTTTAATAATGAAATTATCTGATAAAAATATAAAAAATGTTGTGATAGTAGGAGGATATAGCGTAATAGATTTACTTGGATATACCATGGAAAGCTTTGAAAGAAGAAATGAATATATATATTTTCCTTCAACATTACAATCAGCAATAATGCCACCGTTAAGAGGAAAATATTATTTAAATTTTAACTGGAAAAAGGATTTTTTAGTGCAGAAAGGATATCCTGATGCAATAATAATAGATACAACCTTTTTTGAAAGCTTATCTCCGCAGGAACTAAAAAAAGGATTTGTTATTCCTTATCTATTGGGAAGGGTTTTAAATTCCAGAATATCTAAAATAGCTCTAAATTATTCAAAATTAAACTTTTCCGATATAGATCTGGAGGAGTTTATATATTATTCTCTGAAACAATGGGTATATTATATAGAAAATGAGTCAAAAGTTTTTCCGGGGGAAAATATAATTAAATTATTTTATAATAAAAAAACAGGTATTAATAGAAATTTTCTTGATATTTTTGGATTGAGCTTTTTAATAGAGTTATACATGTCATGGTATTTTGGATTTTTAGAATATGAATTATTTGAAGAAATAAAAAAGGAATTAATAGAGAATTTTGATATACAATACAAAAATATAGAATATCTTAATTTTGACGAAGCAAATTTCAACAATGAGTTTGTTTTATTTACATCCTCAGGAAGAATAATAAATTATAAAACCACATATGATGAACTTAATATAGTTTTAAAAGAAATCAAGAACCATTTTAGAGGTGGATTTTTGTGATAAAAAAACAAAAAAATTATGCTCTTATATTTATAACAATAATGGTTATATTATTACCAACATTTGTCGCATTGCTTACTTCGTATACAATATATCTAAAATACAAAATAAAAAATCTCGAATTAAAAATTTATGAATTAAAAGATAAAGATATAATTTCCAGTAATGGAAGAAATAAAAAAATAGAAAATAATATGAACTACGAATTAAATATAGAAGAAATAGAAAAATTTTTAAATATAAAACCAAAAGGAATCTATGAAAATCAGAAAATAGATTATTTTTATCTTGTAAAAAAAGCAAAAAGTAGTTTCGAAGATAATACATTTGGTGGATTAAAATTAATGAATTATGAAGAAGCTTTCAGAAAAAGTGTATCTAACCTTGAATTCAATAAAGAATATTTTATCACCAATATAGCAACAAACCTATATTCAGTATATTCGGAAGATTTTAGCATAAAAAACAAAAATAACGATAATATTCAAAAAGTATTTACAGTTCAAATGAGATTATATTTAAAAGAAGAAGATGCATTTTTCACGACATTAACATTAAGGAATGCTGGAATTCCTGTTTTTGTTTACAAAGGGCATTTTAAAAACAGTGGGAAAAGTTATTTTGCAATTTGTGCAGGATTATTTCCTGATATAACCCTTGCCAAAAATTATCTTGAAAGCATAGATGATGAAAAAATAAAACAATTAACAGGTATAAGTGTAAAAGATAGATTTTTAAAGAGTTTTACATTAATAGGTGAGAATGGTGTTCAGGAATAGCAAAACAATTTTTATCATAAGTCTTATATTCTTTTTAACAATATTTGGGGGAATATTTTATATTCAAACTGGGAATAAAAGAACAGAAGAATTAAACGGTGAAATAAAAATAGATTTATATACAGCGAGTGAAACACAATTAACAAAAATTCCAGGAATAGGTCCTAAAACAGCAAAAAAAATAATTCAATACAGAGAAAAATATGGTTTTTCATCAGTAAAAGATTTAATGAAAATAAAAGGAATAGGTGAAAAAACATATGAAAAAATAAGGAAATACGTATATCTTTCAAAAAGCAAAATCATTTTAAAGAAAAAAGAGAAAAAAAATATAAATAATATTACATATGAAGAATTAATTGAAATACCGGGAATAGGACCGGTAAGTGCCGGAAAAATTATAGAATACAGAAAATACACAAAAATAAGAAATGAAGAAGACTTAAAAAATATAGGACTTACAAATAGCCAGATAAACAAATTAAAGGGGGTTGTAGAGTTTGAATAAAATTCTATTACATGTATGTTGTGCCCCGGATCTTGTTCTTGCGCATAAAAGATTAAAAGAAGAAAATATCGAATACGATACTTTTTTTTATAATCCCAATATATATCCTGAAAAAGAATACATAAAAAGATATGAAGCATTTAAACAATTAAAAAAAATGTGGAAATTTAAAGAATTAAAAAGCGAATATAATCATGAAGAATTTTTAGAATTAATGAAAAATGTTGATGTAAAAAATGAAAAAGAAAGATGCTATAAATGCATGTATCAAAGGATGGAAAAAACAGCTCAACTTGCAAAAGAAAAAGGATATAAAATATTTTCCACAACATTGCTGTCAAGCCCCCGAAAAAGCCATGATGAAATAAAAAGAATAGGTAATGAACTGGCCAACAAGTATAATATAATGTTCTATTACAATAATTTTAGATCAAACAATGCTATTTCAGAGGGAGCAAAATTTTGTAAGGCTAATAATATATACAGGCAACAATATTGTGGATGTGAATTTTCATTAATTGAAGCAGAACAATTAAGAAAAAAGTCTTACGAACAAAGAAAGGAAAGACTCAAAAAAGTGCTTGATTTTGATTTTGAGCATCTAATGAACAAAGAACTTCTGAAAATCCCTGAAGAACTATATCCTAAATATTTATATGAAAACGGTCTTGAAATAATAAAGGATTTAAAACCAAGAATAATCATTATAAAAAAGGATATAGCGAGAGATTTAAAGATCAAAAATGGTAGAAATAAAATAGGAAATTGGAAATCAAAATTTATAGTAATTTAAAGGTGATAGGTATGGAAAGATTGAAAATAACTATAAACAGCGATGTGAAGTATATAAAAATTTTAAGAGAAGCCATGAAGTATTTTTTAAAGTTTAATGATTATGAAGATGAAGAACAGATATTCTTTATGGAATTGGCTTTAAATGAAGCTGTAGCCAATGTAATAGAACATACTTATAATTATGATAATACAAAAACAGTCGATATAATATTTGAAATTGAAAATAAGAATTTTAAAGTATATATTAGAGATTATGGAGAAAAAATAAATCTGGAAGAGGTTAAATCAAGGGATTTAGACGATATTAAGGAACATGGATTGGGAGTACACATAATTTCTCAGGTTTTTGACCATATGATGTGGAAAGATATAAATGAGGAAGGGAATTTGCTAATTTTAGAAAAAAGTCTGGGGGATTAACAAATGGCTATAACTAAAATAAAAATATCAGATGACAGATTAAAAGCATATCTTACTCTAATATACGATGGAAGAATTTCATCAGACGGCGAATTATTGCGTGCTTTACAACAGGCAGGCATAAAGCATGGTATTAAATATGATGTTCTAAGAGAACTGGCTCTCAAACCAACCTATAACGAGAGCATAGTTGTTGCTGAAGCAATACCCCCAAAAAAAGGTAAACCTGGATATGTTGAAATCTTTGATCTCTCAGAGGAAAAACAGGATTTAACCCATAATAAAAAAATAGACTTTAGGGAATTTGCAAAAAATATAATTACAGTAAAATTAGGTGATAAGATAGGGGTAATTCATCCACCTACGCTGGGAGAACCCGGGAAAGATGTAACCGGCGAAGAAATACCGGGATTACCAGGACCTAAAGCAAAAGTCGTTCTTGAAAAAAATGTGGATAAAGATGAAGATGGAAATATTATAGCAATGGCATCAGGAGAATTAAGAATAAGCAAAGATATGGATGGAACAGTTCATATTGAAATAGAAGAAGTATATGAAGTTAATGGTGATGTTGATTTTAGTACAGGAAATATCAATTTCCCGGGTAAAGTTGTAATCAGAGGCTCAGTAAAACCGGGGTTTATTGTTGAAGCTGAAGGAGATATAGAAATATATGGAGAAGTAGAAGCTGCAAAAGTTGTATCTAAGAAAAATGTAAAAATAAATGGAATAAAAGGTGGAAATAAAGGTTTTATAAAAGCAAAAAATATTACAGCGAAATTTGCGGAAAATGCTATTTTAGAAGCTGAAGAAAAAATAGAAATAGATAAATCACTTATAAATTGTCAGGTAACTTCTGCAAAAGAGGTTATACTCGATGGTTACAACAGCAAAATAGTTGGTGGTGAAATAAAAGCTTTAAATATGGTTGATGCATATTATTTAGGAAGTCCTATGGGTGTTGGAACAGTAATAGAAGTTGGGATTGATCCTAAATTATATAATGAATATAAACAACTTATTGAGATTACAAAGAAAAACGCTGAAGAACTTAAAGCAATAACTCCACAACTAAACAGCATAATGTCAAAAATAAAAAAGATGAAAGTAAAAAATGAAAATATAATGTATGCTAAAAAAATGATAGATAGAGCAACATTATTAAAAGCAAAAATAGAAGGAAATAAAAAGAGAATTCTTGAATTAAAAAAGGCGATAGAGGAATCAAAAAATGCAGGTGTTGTAATTGCAAGGAAGATGTTATATCCTGGGGTAGAAGTTACTATTAATAATAAGAAATTTACAACAGAAAAACCTATTAGTAAGGTTAAACTTATGAATATAGACAATAAAATTCAAATGTATGGATACAGCGAGAGTTAAGGGGGATGGTATGAAAAAAGCGTTCTTATTATTATTAATAACGGTGTATGTGGTTATAGGGATAAATGCTGAAAACATTGCTGAAACATATTTAAAAACATTTGATATAACAAAATTAATGGATTCTGAAAATGTAGCGGTAAAAACATTTGCATATTTTGAACTCTATTACGAAAAAAATTATAGCGGGTATTTAAAAGCTGCAAATGAATTAAGAGCAAAATACAACAATCTTCTAACCTACAGAGAAAAAGAAATATTCGATATAATGTCCGGTGTAAATCCAATAACAACATTAAAGCCAATAGAACGATTTAAAGAATTATTAAAAAAATATCCAGATGATCCACTTATAAACATATTATTATTGGAATTTGAATATAAACAATGGAAAATAACAGGGGATCCAAAATTAGCAAAAGAAATATTAAATAAAATAGAATATATTGAAAAAAAATATGGTAACACACCATTTTCGATTTATTATAAATCGAATTTTTTATTTAAATCCAGAATATATGGAAACAAAGAAGATGCATATAATCTTATAAAAAACGGTGTAAAAACATATCCGGATAATAGAAAAATAATAGAAACTTATATAAAAATAGCTGGATATCTTGAAAAATATAAAGAAGATAAAGAATTATTTGGAGAAATAGCTCATACATATATAGACATGCCAGAACCTTCAATGGATTTAATGCTTATAATAGTTAATTACTATATTTACCTTAATGATACACAAAAAGCTGAAAAAACCTTAAAAGAAATAATTATTCCAAATACACGTAATTCCAAAATACTTGCTTTAAGTTATGAATTACTGGGTGATATATCAGAAACATATACACAAAAAATGAATTATTATAAAAAAGCCCTTCAAATAATACCTGATAATGGAAGGGTATTGTCAAAATGGGCTCTTGCAATGTTAAAAGTTGATAGAGAAAAATACAAAACACTTGCAAGAATATCGTTAAATAAAGCATTAACAATAGATGGAAAACTATCAGATGAAGCAGAAAAAGCGTTAGAAGATTTGAGAAATGAAATTAAAATACATGTTATGTTAAATTATGTTCTGCCACTTGTTCTTTTTGTTGTAGTGGCATTGGGGATAATAATATTCTATGAAAAATGGAAAGAAAAAAAAGAAATGGAAAAACTTCAAAATGAAATAGAAGGGGAAAACGAAGATGGAAGAAATTAAGATTTTAGATAAAGGATTGGTAAAACTTGTTGATATGCTTGGTAGCGATAGAGCTGCAGTAAGAGCAGCACGTGTTTCATACGGAAAAGAGTTATCTACAGATGAAAGAGATAAAAAGCTTATTTTCTATTTAATGGAACACAAACATCACAGTCCATTTGAACATCAGGTATTTACATTTCATATAAAAACACCAATATTTATTGCAAGACAATGGATGAGACATAGAATAGGCAGTTATAATGAAATCTCAAGAAGATATACCACAAAATATGCAGAAGAATTTTATATTCCTGACCATATCAGAGTTCAGGATACAAAAAATAAACAGGGTTCAAATAAAATTGAAGATGAAAATTTAACCAGAGAAGCTCTGGATATAATACAAAAAATATATGAAGAAACATATAATGCATATAATAAATTAATGGAATTAGGTGTTGCAAGGGAAATGGCAAGAATGGTTTTGCCTGTTGGACAATACACGCAGTTTTACTGGACAGTAAATACAAGAAGTTTAATGAATTTCTTAAATTTAAGGGCAGATTCTCATGCTCAATGGGAAATACAACAATACGCAATAGCTGTTGCAAAAATATTTAAAGAAAAACTTCCATGGACATATGAGGCATTTATGAAATTTGAATATAGAGGGGATTTGTTAAAATGAAACTAAAAGAACTTGCAAAAGAACTAAAAGCGAAGTTTATACATATACCTGAAAATTATAAAGATATAGATATAAAATTTGCAGGAGCATCAGATTTAATGAGTGACTTTTTAGCATTCTCAACACCGGGAATGCTGCTTGTTACTGGTTTAACAACACCACAAACATTAACCACTGCCTCTGTAATAGAGGCAGGAGCTATATTATTTGTAAGAGGTAAAACAATACCTAAAACATTTTTAGAAAATATAGAAGATTGTGAAATACCTCTCTTAACAACAGATTATTCAATGTTTTATGCTTGTGTAAAATTATACAAATTGGGAATAAAAGATGCAATGAAAACAGATGAGGAGAGTTTATAATGCCCGGCGAACCAACGGAATTAGTTGAAAAATTATTGCAAATATTTTCAAACACCAAAATAGGTGAAATAATGACATCACCGGCTATAGTAGTAACTCCTGAAACATCAATAAGACAGGTAAAGGATATTATGAAAATAAAGAAAATATCCGGATTACCTGTTGTAAAAAAAGGGTTAAAACTTGTTGGGATAATTAGCATTGAAGATATAATAAAAGTTCTTGAAAAAGGAAACTTATCAGATTTTGTATTAAAATGGATGACAAAAAGTGTAGTAACAATAAATGAAGAGGATACATTATCAAAATTTGTTGAATTATCACAAAGCCATAAATATGGTCGATATCCTGTTTTAAACAATGAAGGGAAGGTTGTTGGGATAATTACCAAATATGATGTAATAACATGGTTATTTGGTAAGTTAGGAAGTATATACGTACATGATCAGAGACGTGAAAAGGTTCTTAACAGGGAAGAATATATATCCAAACTTACAGGAGATATATTACAGAATAAAACGGCGTCTTTTGAATTTAAAATAGATTATAATGATATCACAAAAATAGGAATAGGAGCAACAAGACTTAAATCATTTTTAAAGAAAAAAGGAATAGATGAAAAATTAGTGAGAAAAATTTCCATAGCTACATATGAAGCAGAGGCAAATGTTGTAATACATTCTGAATCATATGGTGAAATATATTGTTGGGAGCTTGAAGATAGTATAAGATTGCTTATAAAAGATTATGGAAAAGGAATAGAAAATGTTGAACTGGCAATGCAAGAAGGATATTCAACAGCAACAGAAGAAGTAAGAGCGCAGGGATTTGGTGCAGGAATGGGTCTTCCAAACATGAAAAGATTTTCTGATAAAATGACAATAATATCAGAAAGTGGAAAAGGGGTAATAATAGAAATGTTATTCTTTAAATAGGGGTGATTTTATGAAAATAAAAGATATATTAAAAAGAGAATATATAGAAAAAATATATGTTCATGATGAAGAAACAGAAGTGAAGAATGGATATATAGGTGACTTATTAAGCGAAATAATGAGAAATGCGCCAGAAGAAAGCATATGGCTTACCCATCAAACACATCCTAATATAATAGCTGTTGCTTCTATTGTTGGAGCGAAAGTTATTATAATTCCAGAAGGATTTAACTTTGCTGAAGAAACAATTGAAAAGGCAAAAGAAAATCAAATAACCCTTTTAAAAAGCAAAAAGAATATTTTCGAAACAACTGGTGAAATATATAACTTAATTAACAGGTGATAAAGTGGCAAAATTTTATGGGAACTTTCATATACATACAGTTTTATCACCATGTGCTGATATTACAATGACTCCAGACATTTTTCTTGAAAAAATTTCTGAAACAACCTTAAACTGGATAGCAATTACTGATCATAATACAACAAAACACATAAAAACATATAAAAACGTTTTATCTAAAATAGATGTTAAGGTTATTCCCGGGATTGAAGTTACAACCAGGGAAGAAATACACATACTTGTTTATTTTAAAAAAATTGATGATGCAGAAGAATTTGGTAAAATAATAGAATCTAAACTTATTATAAAAGAATATGACCCTGAAAAACTTGGGTATCAGGTATTGGCAAATGAAAAAGGTGAGTTAATAGAAATAATTAAGACGCCGTATTTAGGCAGTTCAACAGATTTAACAATAGAAGAGGTTTATAATCTATCTAAAAAATATGAAAGTATGTTTATTCCTGCGCATATATTTAGATATGCAGGTTTGATAACAAATCTTGGGTTACCTCCTGAGAATATAAATATAAAAATCGTAGAAGTAAAATCTGAAAAAGAAAAACAGATGGCAAAACAATTGGGATTTAATAGATTTATACATAACACCGATGCACATTTTCCAGAACAGCTTATACCTTCGTGTATAATAGAATCGGAAAGAAGAACATATGAAGAATTTAAAAAAGCATTATTAAATGGAAAGGTGGAACCACTTTGGCAACCTTAAGAACAATAGCAGATCATATTATGGATATTGGTGAAAATGCAGTTAAATCTGGAGGAAATAAAGGATATTTAATAATCATTGAAACAAAAAATCATTTTCGATTTACAATTTCAGATAATGGAAGAGGGATGGATCAGGAGACATTAAAAAAGGCTCTTGATCCATTTTATACTACTAAAAAACAGAGAAAGAAAAAATTTGGATTAGGACTTGCATTTTTAAAACAATCATTGGAACAAACAGATGGAACTTTTATAATAAACTCAAAAAAAGACGTTGGGACAACTGTAATAGCGGATTTTAATCTCGAAAATATAGATTGCCAGCCAATAGGTGATATCCCATCAATGCTGATTAATGTATTAACCATGTCATATGAATTTAATTGGGAGATTTATAGATATTATGAAAAAAAAGGATATTATTTAAATTCTCAAATAATAAATGATAACTTTGATTTAACAAAACCGCAAGAAATAATGACATTAAAAAAATATATAATTGAACTGGAAAAAGAAATAAAGGGAGGTATTTAGATGAAGAAAAGCTTATTGTTGATTCTTGTGTTTCTTATAGGAGCTTTAAACGTTTTTGCTCTTATGAATGTAAAGAAAGTTGTATATGATGGAAATGTTGATTTCCTCAAAAAAGATATTGAAAAAGTATTAAGTGATTATGATATTAAAGATGGTTCTATAGTGGGAGATATAGACTTAAAATTGGCCATTGAAAGTATTCAAAAAAAATATCCATATTTTTCATATATAAATTATAAATATGATGAAGAAAGTGGTGAATTAACCTTTACTTTCAAAACAAATCCTGTTGTAAAAAAAGTGGAATTTAAGGTTCTTGGAGATAAATTATTGGATTTAAGCAAAATTGCCACAAAAGTTTATACTGAAAAAGAATTACCTTTAAATTTAAATGAATATAAAAAAGGGCTTGGAGAAATACAGAAATATTATAATGAACAGGGATATCCATACATTGAGATATCAAGTAATATAAAAATCTCCTCAGATTCGTTGACATTGGAATCAACGATGATAGACAAAAAAGAAACAGATAA
This is a stretch of genomic DNA from Marinitoga piezophila KA3. It encodes these proteins:
- a CDS encoding DUF342 domain-containing protein, with protein sequence MAITKIKISDDRLKAYLTLIYDGRISSDGELLRALQQAGIKHGIKYDVLRELALKPTYNESIVVAEAIPPKKGKPGYVEIFDLSEEKQDLTHNKKIDFREFAKNIITVKLGDKIGVIHPPTLGEPGKDVTGEEIPGLPGPKAKVVLEKNVDKDEDGNIIAMASGELRISKDMDGTVHIEIEEVYEVNGDVDFSTGNINFPGKVVIRGSVKPGFIVEAEGDIEIYGEVEAAKVVSKKNVKINGIKGGNKGFIKAKNITAKFAENAILEAEEKIEIDKSLINCQVTSAKEVILDGYNSKIVGGEIKALNMVDAYYLGSPMGVGTVIEVGIDPKLYNEYKQLIEITKKNAEELKAITPQLNSIMSKIKKMKVKNENIMYAKKMIDRATLLKAKIEGNKKRILELKKAIEESKNAGVVIARKMLYPGVEVTINNKKFTTEKPISKVKLMNIDNKIQMYGYSES
- a CDS encoding histone deacetylase family protein is translated as MKVIYDPRHVFYSPKNEFNGFEIVDNKDKPGRVEVIKEVIQLKYGNIIKSTRDFSRSYLYFVHSSDYVSWLKEKQYTLNENQEYFSTVVGYDMCMDSITPISKNTFEMAWISAKCALTGASYLLEDEELVYTLSRPMGHHAGIAHCGRYSYFNNAALAARYLQKNGDIYVAILDLDFYHGNGTQEIFYEDNTVLTISIHGNPSNHYPYTSGYEWEIGEGEGKGYNINFPLKDEINGRVYLRVLEKALLEIDDFDPDFLIISFGTNTHYEDPDTTFNLKEEDYKEMGNMLSYLNVPKLIVHEGGFNININEKVITRFMDGLKT
- a CDS encoding ComEA family DNA-binding protein, producing the protein MFRNSKTIFIISLIFFLTIFGGIFYIQTGNKRTEELNGEIKIDLYTASETQLTKIPGIGPKTAKKIIQYREKYGFSSVKDLMKIKGIGEKTYEKIRKYVYLSKSKIILKKKEKKNINNITYEELIEIPGIGPVSAGKIIEYRKYTKIRNEEDLKNIGLTNSQINKLKGVVEFE
- the rpiB gene encoding ribose 5-phosphate isomerase B; its protein translation is MKIAIGSDHAAFKMKEHLKEYLSKKGIEVIDMGPETEERVDYPVYAKKVCDKVVNNEVDYGILMCGTGLGMSIAANKVKGIRATLAYYPKMAELARQHNNANVLVLGGRTMGFELAEWTVDTFLSTDFEGGRHERRINLISEMEENL
- a CDS encoding 3-dehydroquinate synthase; the encoded protein is MLKSIYYNPGTGKSIPIIIKKGKYKEYINVKKSNIIIYDKKIKLIDELNLSNSISVIGNENLKSFDKYLSLIMKLSDKNIKNVVIVGGYSVIDLLGYTMESFERRNEYIYFPSTLQSAIMPPLRGKYYLNFNWKKDFLVQKGYPDAIIIDTTFFESLSPQELKKGFVIPYLLGRVLNSRISKIALNYSKLNFSDIDLEEFIYYSLKQWVYYIENESKVFPGENIIKLFYNKKTGINRNFLDIFGLSFLIELYMSWYFGFLEYELFEEIKKELIENFDIQYKNIEYLNFDEANFNNEFVLFTSSGRIINYKTTYDELNIVLKEIKNHFRGGFL
- a CDS encoding archease, which translates into the protein MNKELEHPADIMYEISGEDIKEILEDFVEVLNKIYSPVVEGINRENEYTISEKEIDDILFDLGNEFLRAIMEGEFPSKIETDNEIIKISYSKIYKINSDIEIKAVAYPKIIDEESKKIRVIFDV
- a CDS encoding tetratricopeptide repeat protein, yielding MKKAFLLLLITVYVVIGINAENIAETYLKTFDITKLMDSENVAVKTFAYFELYYEKNYSGYLKAANELRAKYNNLLTYREKEIFDIMSGVNPITTLKPIERFKELLKKYPDDPLINILLLEFEYKQWKITGDPKLAKEILNKIEYIEKKYGNTPFSIYYKSNFLFKSRIYGNKEDAYNLIKNGVKTYPDNRKIIETYIKIAGYLEKYKEDKELFGEIAHTYIDMPEPSMDLMLIIVNYYIYLNDTQKAEKTLKEIIIPNTRNSKILALSYELLGDISETYTQKMNYYKKALQIIPDNGRVLSKWALAMLKVDREKYKTLARISLNKALTIDGKLSDEAEKALEDLRNEIKIHVMLNYVLPLVLFVVVALGIIIFYEKWKEKKEMEKLQNEIEGENEDGRN
- the thyX gene encoding FAD-dependent thymidylate synthase, whose amino-acid sequence is MEEIKILDKGLVKLVDMLGSDRAAVRAARVSYGKELSTDERDKKLIFYLMEHKHHSPFEHQVFTFHIKTPIFIARQWMRHRIGSYNEISRRYTTKYAEEFYIPDHIRVQDTKNKQGSNKIEDENLTREALDIIQKIYEETYNAYNKLMELGVAREMARMVLPVGQYTQFYWTVNTRSLMNFLNLRADSHAQWEIQQYAIAVAKIFKEKLPWTYEAFMKFEYRGDLLK
- a CDS encoding epoxyqueuosine reductase QueH — encoded protein: MNKILLHVCCAPDLVLAHKRLKEENIEYDTFFYNPNIYPEKEYIKRYEAFKQLKKMWKFKELKSEYNHEEFLELMKNVDVKNEKERCYKCMYQRMEKTAQLAKEKGYKIFSTTLLSSPRKSHDEIKRIGNELANKYNIMFYYNNFRSNNAISEGAKFCKANNIYRQQYCGCEFSLIEAEQLRKKSYEQRKERLKKVLDFDFEHLMNKELLKIPEELYPKYLYENGLEIIKDLKPRIIIIKKDIARDLKIKNGRNKIGNWKSKFIVI
- a CDS encoding helix-turn-helix domain-containing protein: MKGLTEKQKRIYEYINFYINVKGYPPSMREIAEYLNLKSVSTVYSQLKSLEKKGYIELSGKSRGINILKNEKSGFIEVHGEIAENKLKLYSTPFYLKTISSLTIRKINNFYNVFVVEKYKDFSSDFILIVNENLEIIGTIKISEVILDENSYRF
- a CDS encoding ATP-binding protein, which translates into the protein MERLKITINSDVKYIKILREAMKYFLKFNDYEDEEQIFFMELALNEAVANVIEHTYNYDNTKTVDIIFEIENKNFKVYIRDYGEKINLEEVKSRDLDDIKEHGLGVHIISQVFDHMMWKDINEEGNLLILEKSLGD